A window from Oncorhynchus mykiss isolate Arlee chromosome 9, USDA_OmykA_1.1, whole genome shotgun sequence encodes these proteins:
- the wrap73 gene encoding WD repeat-containing protein WRAP73, translating into MNFSEVFKQSNQLCRVSPDGKYLATCVQYRLVVRDVNTLQILHLYTCLDQIVHMEWSSDSLFILCAMYKRGLVQVWSLEQPDWYCKIDEGSIGLVSSRWSPDGRHILNTTEFHLRVTVWSLCTKAVSYIKYPKACQKGIDFSRDGCYMALAERRDCRDYVSVFVCDDWHLLRHFETETQDLAGVEWSPNGCVLAVWDSCLEYKVLLYSLDGRLLSTFSAYEWSLGIKSLAWSPSSQFLAIGSYDGKVRILNHITWKKVTEFDHPATINNTKAVVYKEVERKPVVGSADLSIQHHITMGSTLFNTQSKYEICPLPVQVPVVKPDLDRANPKVGVSSMAFSSDNRYLATKNDNMACVVWVWDMQRLGLLAVLEQTSAVRCFQWDPRRPRLALCTGNAKLYLWSPAGCVSVQVPAEGGFQVQSVTWHCSGDSLILLGKEQLCLCYMEVGEEEEEEDDDVK; encoded by the exons ATGAACTTCTCTGAGGTCTTCAAACAGTCTAACCAACTGTGCAGAGTTTCACCAGATGGAAAATATTTG gccacGTGTGTGCAGTACAGACTGGTGGTGCGTGACGTGAACACCCTACAGATCTTGCACCTTTACACTTGCCTGGACCAGATAGTCCACATGGAGTGGTCCTCTGACTCGCTCTTCATCCTCTGTGCCATGTACAAGAGGGGACTAGTGCAG gtgtGGTCTCTAGAGCAGCCCGACTGGTACTGTAAGATTGACGAGGGCTCGATAGGACTAGTCTCCTCGCGCTGGAGCCCAGACGGACGTCACATTCTCAACACCACAGAGTTCCAT CTGAGAGTTACCGTCTGGTCCTTGTGCACCAAAGCCGTATCTTACATCAAGTACCCCAAGGCATGTCAGAAGG GGATAGACTTCAGCAGGGACGGCTGCTACATGGCCCTAGCGGAGCGCCGCGACTGCAGAGACTATGTtagcgtgtttgtgtgtgacgaCTGGCACCTACTGAGG cactttgaAACAGAGACCCAGGACTTGGCGGGGGTGGAGTGGTCTCCTAACGGCTGTGTTCTGGCTGTATGGGACAGCTGTTTGGAG tacaaggtgctgCTGTACTCGCTGGACGGCCGGCTGCTGTCCACCTTCAGTGCGTATGAGTGGTCGCTGGGCATCAAGTCTCTGGCCTGGAGTCCCAGCAGCCAGTTCCTGGCCATCGGCAGCTATGATGGAAAG GTCCGGATCCTAAACCACATCACCTGGAAGAAAGTGACTGAGTTTGACCACCCAGCCACCATCAACAATACTAAAGCT GTGGTCTAcaaggaggtggagaggaagcCAGTGGTGGGGAGTGCGGACCTGTCCATTCAGCACCACATCACTATGGGGAGCACCCTCTTCAACACACAGAGCAAAT ATGAGATCTGCCCATTGCCAGTCCAGGTACCTGTGGTCAAACCTGACCTGGACCGTGCCAACCCTAAAGTCGGGGTCTCCTCCATGGCATTCAGCTCGGACAACCGCTACCTGGCCACGAAGAATG ACAACATGGCCTGCGTGGTGTGGGTATGGGACATGCAGAGGCTGGGGCTCCTGGCTGTTCTGGAGCAGACGTCGGCCGTGCGCTGCTTCCAGTGGGACCCCCGTCGGCCCCGTCTGGCCCTCTGCACCGGCAACGCCAAGCTCTACCTCTGGTCCCCCGCAGGCTGCGTCTCTGTCCAGGTCCCTGCTGAAG GTGGTTTCCAGGTGCAGTCAGTGACTTGGCACTGCAGTGGAGACTCCTTGATTCTGTTGGGGAAAGAGCAACTGTGTCTGTGCTACATGGAGgttggggaagaggaggaggaggaggacgacgacGTCAAGTGA